The proteins below come from a single Miscanthus floridulus cultivar M001 chromosome 1, ASM1932011v1, whole genome shotgun sequence genomic window:
- the LOC136483983 gene encoding polyadenylate-binding protein RBP45-like gives MMQPPPPQQQQQWAMAPPPPPQYYQAGHPAPPPPQFYQAGPPPPAMWGQPPPQAAPAPAPAPSGGGAGDEARTLWIGDLQYWMDENYLYSCFSQAGEVISVKIIRNKQTGQPEGYGFIEFGNHALAEQVLQNYNGQMMPNVNQPFKLNWATSGAGEKRVDDGSDYTIFVGDLALDVTDFILQDTFKSRYPSVKGAKVVFDRTTGRSKGYGFVKFADLDEQTRAMTEMNGQYCSSRPMRLGPASNKKNTGGQQQPSSAIYQNTQGTDSDSDPNNTTVFVGGLDPSVTDDLLKQTFSPYGELLYVKIPVGKRCGFVQYSNRASAEEAIRVLNGSQLGGQSIRLSWGRSPANKQPQQEQNQWSGGYYGYPQGYDPYGYARPPQDPAMYAYTPYPGYGNYQQPPPQQPPPQQ, from the exons ATgatgcagccgccgccgccacagcagcagcagcaatgggcaatggcgccgccgcccccgccgcagTACTACCAGGCGGGGcaccccgcgccgccgcccccgcAGTTCTACCAGGCGGGCCCTCCGCCTCCCGCTATGTGGGGCCAGCCGCCGCCgcaggcggcgccggcgccggcgccggcaccgTCGGGCGGCGGGGCGGGGGACGAGGCCAGGACCCTCTGGATCGGGGACCTGCAGTACTGGATGGACGAGAACTACCTCTACAGCTGCTTCTCCCAGGCCGGCGAG GTTATTTCTGTGAAGATAATTCGGAACAAGCAGACTGGGCAACCTGAGGGTTATGGTTTTATTGAATTCGGCAACCATGCTTTAGCCGAACAAGTTCTGCAGAATTATAATGGTCAAATGATGCCTAATGTAAATCAACCTTTCAAATTGAATTGGGCTACCAGTGGGGCTGGTGAGAAACGTGTAGACGATGGTTCAGATTATACTATATTTGTTGGGGACTTGGCCTTGGATGTTACAGatttcattctacaagatacgtTCAAGAGTCGTTATCCATCAGTTAAGGGTGCAAAAGTTGTCTTTGACAGAACTACTGGCCGTTCGAAAGGCTATGGTTTTGTTAAGTTTGCAGATTTGGATGAACAGACACGAGCAATGACTGAAATGAATGGACAATACTGTTCGAGCAGGCCCATGCGCCTTGGACCAGCATCCAACAAGAAGAATACTGGTGGACAACAACAGCCATCGAGTG CTATTTACCAGAATACCCAAGGAACTGATTCTGATAGCGATCCAAACAATACTACT GTATTTGTTGGTGGTCTTGATCCGAGTGTGACTGATGATCTTCTGAAGCAAACCTTCAGTCCATACGGAGAGCTTCTCTATGTCAAAATACCTGTAGGAAAGCGTTGTGGATTTGTCCAATATTCTAACAG GGCATCAGCTGAGGAGGCCATAAGGGTGCTAAATGGAAGCCAGCTGGGAGGTCAGAGCATAAGGCTCTCATGGGGTCGTAGCCCTGCAAACAAGCAG CCTCAGCAAGAGCAGAACCAATGGAGTGGTGGCTATTATGGGTATCCCCAAGGATACGATCCATATGGTTATGCTCGGCCCCCTCAAGATCCTGCCATGTACGCCTACACACCATATCCAGGGTATGGAAATTACCAGCAGCCCCCACCACAGCAGCCCCCACCACAACAG TAA
- the LOC136483989 gene encoding pentatricopeptide repeat-containing protein At1g09900-like: protein MSLASQRNQSPMLTSLLPPPTVPVVSKLSASASPKTAKPTRLAALSASASALAVAPAATSDDAPPGGGGGRLSALIRSHCAAGRTAEAARALSAAGGSAGVVAYNAMVSGYCRAGQLASARRLAASVPVPPNAYTYFPVVRALCARGRIADALAVLDEMRRRGCAPIPPMYHVVLEAACRGAGGFRSAVRVLQDLHARGCALDVGNCNLVLNAVCDQGSVDEALRLLRDLLPSLGCEPDVVSYNAVLKGLCMAKRWGRVQDLMEEMVTVGCPPNIVTFNTLIGFLCRNGLFERVHEVLAQMADHGCTPDIRMYATILDGICKEGHLEVAHEILDRMPSYGLKPNVVCYNTVLKGLCSAERWEEAEELLAEMFDKDCPLDDVTFNILVDFFCQNGLVYRVIELLEQMLEHGCNPDVITYTTVINGFCKEGLIDEAVMLLKSMAACGCKPNTISYTIVLKGLCCAERWVDAEDLMSQMIQQGCSPNPVTFNTVINFLCKKGLVEQAIELLKQMLLNGCSPDLISYSTVIDGLGKAGKTDEALELLNVMVNKGMSPNTIIYSSIASALSREGRINRVIQMFDNIQDTTIRSDAVLYNAVISSLCKRGETERAIEFLAYMVSSGCMPNESTYTILIRGLASEGFVKEAQETLIELCSKGALRKHLMKHFGIV, encoded by the coding sequence ATGTCGCTGGCGAGCCAGCGTAATCAATCGCCAATGCTCACCTCGTTGCTCCCGCCGCCCACCGTCCCGGTCGTCTCCAAACTCTCCGCGTCGGCGTCGCCCAAGACCGCCAAGCCCACCAGGCTCGCCGcgctctccgcctccgcctccgccctcGCCGTCGCCCCCGCGGCGACATCCGACGATGCgccgcccggcggcggcggcggccgcctctCCGCGCTCATCCGCTCCCATTGCGCCGCGGGGCGCACCGCGGAGGCCGCGCGGGCGCTGTCGGCCGCGGGCGGCAGCGCGGGCGTCGTCGCCTACAACGCCATGGTGTCCGGCTACTGCCGCGCGGGGCAGCTCGCCTCCGCGCGCCGCCTCGCCGCGTCGGTGCCCGTCCCGCCCAACGCCTACACCTACTTCCCCGTCGTGCGCGCGCTCTGCGCGCGGGGCCGGATCGCCGACGCGCTCGCGGTGCTCGACGAGATGCGCCGCCGCGGCTGCGCGCCCATCCCGCCCATGTACCACGTCGTCCTCGAGGCCGCCTGCAGGGGCGCCGGCGGCTTCCGGAGCGCCGTCAGGGTGCTCCAGGACCTCCACGCCAGGGGCTGCGCGCTCGACGTCGGCAACTGCAACCTCGTCCTCAACGCCGTCTGCGACCAAGGGTCGGTGGACGAGGCGCTCCGCCTGCTGCGGGACCTGCTGCCGTCCTTGGGCTGCGAGCCGGACGTGGTGAGCTACAACGCCGTGCTCAAGGGCCTGTGCATGGCCAAGCGCTGGGGCCGTGTCCAGGACCTCATGGAGGAGATGGTCACGGTGGGCTGCCCGCCCAACATCGTCACCTTCAACACCCTCATCGGTTTCTTGTGCCGGAACGGCTTGTTCGAGCGGGTGCACGAGGTCCTCGCGCAGATGGCGGACCATGGGTGCACGCCGGACATCAGGATGTATGCCACTATCCTCGATGGTATCTGCAAGGAAGGGCATCTCGAGGTTGCGCATGAGATTTTGGATAGGATGCCTTCCTACGGGCTCAAGCCCAATGTGGTTTGCTACAATACTGTGCTCAAGGGCTTGTGCAGTGCTGAGCGGTGGGAGGAAGCCGAGGAGTTGCTGGCTGAGATGTTTGACAAggactgcccacttgatgatgtcaCGTTCAACATACTTGTTGATTTCTTCTGCCAAAATGGGCTGGTGTACCGGGTGATCGAACTACTTGAGCAAATGCTGGAGCATGGATGCAACCCGGATGTCATCACATACACTACAGTGATCAATGGCTTCTGCAAGGAAGGGCTTATCGACGAAGCTGTCATGTTGTTGAAAAGTATGGCCGCCTGTGGATGCAAGCCGAATACCATAAGCTATACTATTGTGCTCAAGGGTTTGTGCTGCGCAGAACGATGGGTGGATGCTGAGGACCTGATGTCTCAAATGATTCAGCAAGGCTGTTCTCCGAATCCTGTCACATTCAACACAGTCATCAATTTCTTGTGTAAAAAGGGACTGGTTGAGCAGGCCATTGAACTTCTTAAGCAGATGCTACTGAATGGATGCAGTCCCGACCTGATTAGCTACAGCACAGTGATTGATGGCCTTGGCAAGGCTGGCAAGACGGACGAAGCACTGGAGCTGTTAAATGTGATGGTCAACAAAGGGATGAGCCCAAACACAATCATTTATTCGTCAATAGCTTCTGCTCTCTCCAGAGAAGGTAGAATTAACAGGGTAATTCAGATGTTTGATAACATCCAGGATACCACAATAAGGTCCGATGCAGTGCTCTACAATGCAGTTATTTCTTCGCTTTGCAAAAGAGGGGAAACTGAGCGTGCTATTGAGTTTTTGGCATATATGGTGTCCAGTGGATGCATGCCCAACGAATCGACCTACACTATTCTTATTCGAGGCTTAGCAAGTGAGGGATTTGTGAAGGAGGCACAGGAGACGTTGATTGAGTTGTGCTCCAAAGGTGCTCTAAGAAAGCACTTGATGAAGCATTTTGGTATTGTATGA